A window of Belonocnema kinseyi isolate 2016_QV_RU_SX_M_011 chromosome 9, B_treatae_v1, whole genome shotgun sequence contains these coding sequences:
- the LOC117180508 gene encoding uncharacterized protein LOC117180508, which translates to MQERFCDLNDDSEQKNYRLSEFEILNESSSSISIKRFTARKRSCRSAGSSVQEQFQTSAPFLATRVLSQIAHDEYHDHPLAATVLDRDFYVDDLASGAATFQEASVLCDDLIHQVKKGGFTLRKWASDDPRLTRDLSEKSETDLMSLNSSDTIKTLVLYWNSGEDKMIYKIAENTDTLKSQITKRAVLAEISRLFDPLRLLGPTIIFAKMIIQAFLKLKLTWDETIPLEAQSVWDEFRYQLSLLNTLKFDRCTVALDTIEIQLHGFADASENGYGACIYLCSTDKYGKYHVALVGTKSRVAPLQTVTLPRLELFAALLLSQLYSAVVQSL; encoded by the exons ATGCAAGAGCGGTTTTGTGATCTCAATG ATGATTCTGAACAGAAGAATTATCGATTATCCGAATTCGAGATCCTGAATGAAAGCAGCAGTTCAATTTCTATTAAGCGATTCACGGCGAGGAAAAGGAGCTGTCGTTCAGCAGGAAGCAGCGTCCAGGAGCAGTTCCAGA CTTCCGCGCCGTTTCTCGCTACAAGGGTGCTTTCACAAATTGCCCACGACGAATATCATGATCATCCTCTTGCTGCCACTGTTCTAGATCGCGATTTTTATGTTGACGATCTTGCGTCAGGGGCAGCCACCTTTCAAGAAGCCTCCGTTCTGTGCGACGATTTAATTCACCAGGTTAAGAAGGGCGGTTTTACACTGCGTAAATGGGCATCCGACGATCCCAGATTAACTCGTGACTTGTCAGAAAAGTCCGAGACTGACCTTATGTCCCTTAATTCGTCCGACACAATTAAAACGTTAGTCCTCTATTGGAATTCAGGCGAGGATAAAATGATCTATAAAATAGCAGAGAACACTGATACTTTAAAGTCTCAAATAACTAAGCGTGCGGTACTCGCAGAAATTTCACGTTTATTTGATCCATTACGCTTATTAGGTCCCACAATTATATTTGCGAAAATGATAATCCAagctttcttgaaattaaaactaaCGTGGGACGAGACAATCCCACTAGAAGCGCAGTCTGTGTGGGACGAATTTAGATATCAATTATCTTTATTAAATACCCTTAAATTTGATAGATGCACCGTCGCATTAGACACAATCGAAATTCAATTGCACGGGTTCGCCGATGCAAGTGAAAACGGCTACGGGGCCTGCATTTACCTGTGCTCGACAGACAAATACGGCAAATACCACGTGGCTCTCGTAGGCACTAAATCTCGGGTCGCGCCACTGCAAACAGTGACACTTCCGCGATTGGAATTGTTTGCTGCCCTCTTATTGTCTCAACTCTATTCAGCCGTTGTACAGTCTCTGTAG